Part of the Acidimicrobiales bacterium genome, GAAGCCGGACCCGGTGCCGGACGAGCTCGTGCGGCGCATCCTCGAGGCGGGGGTCTTCGCCGCGAACTCCGGCAACGCCCAGCAGTGGCGCTTCCTCGTCGTGAAGGACCCCGCGATCAAGGCGGCCGTGCAGGTCTGGTACGCGAAGGCCTTCAAGGAGGTCATCGAGCCCCACTACCTGGAGGGCGAGCCTCCCCCCGGGGTTTCGCGCGAGCGCTACCTCCGCCAGTACACGGCCGTCGCCCACCTCACCGAGCACTTCCACGAGGCGCCGGTGTGGATCGTCCCCTGCCTCGAGCACGGGGGCACCCCGCCGAACCGCGCCTCTGGCGCCTCCATCTACCCGGCGGTGCAGAACATGCTGCTGGCCGCCCGTGCCCTCGGCCTCGGCGCGACGCTGACGGCCCGCCACCTCCTCTACGAGGAGGAGAGCGAGACCGCCCTCGGCCTCCCCGATGGCGTCCACTCCTATGCCATCGTGCCGATCGGCTACCCGATGGGGAACTTCGGCCCGGTCGCCCGCCGGCCGCTCGACGAGATCGTCTACCAGGACCGTTGGGGGGAGCCCTACCTCTCCTGACGCTGCCGGCAGCGCATCTCCGGCGGGTGCCCCGGCAGCAGCCTGTCGACGAGCGCCGGGCCGCCGATGAAGGAGTACAAGAAAGGTCGTGCGCGCGTTCGGCATCCTCATCGTCTGCGTGCTCGTCGCGATCTGCGTCGGAGTCGGGGCGATCCGGGGATCCTCGACGCCGCTCGCCTACCTCGACGCCCGCGGCGTCGGCCCCGCGCACTTCGGCATGGGCGAGGGCGAGGTGGTGCGGCTGCTGCAGCCGGCACTCGGTGCGCCCAATGCCGAAGGCATCAACACCGGCTGTGGGCCGAGGTTCACCGAGGTCGCCTGGCACGACCTCGTCCTCGAGTTCCGATTCCGGGTGTTCACGGGGTACCGGTTCGACGAGGGCGGCTGGCCGGTGACGGTGCCGGGCTCGCCCAGCGATCGGGTGAGCCCCGCGGTGACGGTGCCCGCGCTCGAGACGCGGAATGGGATCACGCTCGGCAGCACGGTCGGTGAGCTGCGGGCCGCGTACGGCCGGCTGAAGCTCGTCGGCGCGGTGCAGTGGGGTACGCCAGACGGGCTGGTCGTCTCCGAATCGGCGGCGGTGGTGAACGCCGGGTCGCCGCAAGACACGATCGTCGAGATCGAGACCGACGTCTGCGGCGCCTTCTGACGGCCATCGCCGAGCGGTGGCCGTCAGCCGCGGGGCCTAAGCTCAGCTCACGAGGTGGAACTCGACCCGGTAGACGAGGGCGCCCTCGCCGATCGGGCCCGCGTGCGCAGCACGGCGACGGAGGGATTCACGTTCCCGTTCGCCCGAGGCTCGCACGTCGGCGGCGGAGACAGCGGCGAACCGGAGCTGCTCGATGTCGGCGATCGATCACCGCCCGTCCGACCGGGTAGCGGTTCCCGACCTTCACGCGCGGTCGCTTCCACAGCCGGATGGAGACCGTGATCCGACCCTCGGCGATGGCCTCTCGGAGCTCTGGGCTGAACTCCACGGCCAAACGCTACGTCGGGTCGCTGGCAGCGGGGAGAGGAGTCCGTGCAGAACCTCGCCCGCGGCATCGCCGCCGACAACGCGTTGCGGTGAATTCCCGGACGTCACCTTCGGGTTCCACATCTGCAGGGGCGGGGCGGCGGCCGCGGCGGGCCCTGTTCCACCGCGCGGGAACGTAACGAGCTCGACTTCGATCGCTCCCTGCTCGAGTACGACAGTGAGGCGGCGGCGAGCTTCGACAGCCTCCGCTTCATGCCCGACGGCAGGATCGCGGTGCTCGGTCTCGTCGGCAACCACGGCGAGGTCGAGACGAAGGACTACGTGAGGCGTCGGCTCGACGAAGCGCCTGCCGGTGGCCAGCTCGCGCTGTGCCCGCGGTGCGGGTTTGCCGCGGCGCACGACGAAGAAACCGCGTGGGGCAAGCTCTCGCTCATCCAGGGAGGTCGCGGGCGAGGTGTGGCCGTAGGGGTTCCCCCGCGCGCTCGTCAACGGATGGCACTGCCCCGCACCACGGCACGGGCCGAGATGGGGCTGGAAATTATGGCCGGGCGTCGAGCTCCGCGATGAGCTTCCGGGGCGCGACGGTGCGAAAGGCTTCTTCGCAGATCGCGGTGAGCTCTCGCCAGTCGGCCTCTCCGTCCAGACGGACACCGATCCAGCCGCGACCGCCGACGTACGGCGGACGGAAGAAGCGGTCCGGCTCGGTCGCCACCAGCTCATCCTGCGCGCCAGGCGGCGCGGCGCACCAGAGGTGCGCGAACTGGTGTTCGTGGTGGCCGTGGAGCCAAAGCATCACGAACTGCTTGCCGGCGAAGAACGCCGGTGCTCCATGGCTCGTCCGCTCGGTGACACCCGGCAGCGCCATGCAGATCTTCCGGATTTGGCCCTCGACCTCGGCCTCGGCCATCTTCGCCAACGCTAGTGAGCGGTCGCCGGATTCCCGCTCTGCGGGCCGCAGGACACTTACCCCCCCAGACGATCGAGCAGCCACCGCGGGCCGACGACCTCACCCCCGAGTTCCTCGACGCGGCGGCGAAGCGCCCGGTCCGCCGTCACCAGTACCACCTGACCTCCGGCGTCACCCGCGACTCGGACCAACGTGTCGTCGCCGTCCAAAGGCGCATGGAGCACCCTGACTCCGTCGGCGAGACCTTCCTCGACACCGCTCCGAGCCGCTCCTTCGAGAACGACCACGACAGGATCCGTGAGTTGGCCGTGCCGCGCCGCCGAGCGCACGCGACCCACGAACTCGGTCGCCGCGCCTGGCCGATCTCTCCACCAGCCGGTAGGGCGCGAGCCGACGACGTTCGCCGCGTCAATCAGCAGCATCGCGGCAGTGTGCACCGCGTCGGCCGTGCGGGCGAATCGCGAGCGCCCGAAGTCGGCGGGAGGAGGTCGCTCCGGTACGAGGCTGCTCAGTCGACGACGCGGATCGGCGTCCCGGCGAAGTAGGCGACGACGTCCTCGGCCATGCGGGTGAAGGCGCGGCGGAAGCCCGCCTCGGTGACGTAGCCGAC contains:
- a CDS encoding nitroreductase family protein: MDNDPADLFEILSTTRAMRRLKPDPVPDELVRRILEAGVFAANSGNAQQWRFLVVKDPAIKAAVQVWYAKAFKEVIEPHYLEGEPPPGVSRERYLRQYTAVAHLTEHFHEAPVWIVPCLEHGGTPPNRASGASIYPAVQNMLLAARALGLGATLTARHLLYEEESETALGLPDGVHSYAIVPIGYPMGNFGPVARRPLDEIVYQDRWGEPYLS
- a CDS encoding MmcQ/YjbR family DNA-binding protein; the encoded protein is MAEAEVEGQIRKICMALPGVTERTSHGAPAFFAGKQFVMLWLHGHHEHQFAHLWCAAPPGAQDELVATEPDRFFRPPYVGGRGWIGVRLDGEADWRELTAICEEAFRTVAPRKLIAELDARP